The sequence below is a genomic window from Coffea arabica cultivar ET-39 chromosome 4c, Coffea Arabica ET-39 HiFi, whole genome shotgun sequence.
TTATCTAAGGGAAACCTTTTGCCAAATGTTCATTGTCTAAAAGCCTTTGACTCATGTTtactacccaaaaaaaaaaatttccttgctcttctttttctccACCTATTGTACTTGGTCAGAGTTGATTAGAGATGTGATGACTAACTCTACTAAATCTGGGTGTTTGTTAAACTTTAGGTGCGAATGGTTACCGGAGACAACCTTCAAACAGCTAAGGCAATTGCATTGGAGTGTGGAATCCTTACTTCAGATGCAGATGCCATTGAGCCTAAAATCATTGAAGGGAGAACGTTCAGGGAGATGTCTGATATGGAGAGAGGACAAATAGCAAAAGCTATATCAGTGAGTATTAAACGCGAAATTACTGTAGTACTATTTCTGCCCCATTGTCATCATACAAATATGGAAGCTGTCACAGGCTAACAGGTGATCTTTGTTTTAGGTCATGGGAAGGTCTTCTCCAAGTGACAAGCTTTTACTCGTGCAAACTCTACGTAAACAAGGGGAAGTTGTTGCTGTTACGGGAGATGGAACGAATGATGCTCCTGCACTTCATGAGGTTTGTTAGTCCTCTGTGTTTCTCCAAATCTCACTGGTGTTCTGGGACTTGACATTGGCAGCTTGGTGTCATAGATGTGCATTTCATGTTGGCCTTTTGTTCAAAGGGTCATCTTTTAGAGCTCCTAGTACATGAACAGGGGATGATCCAACCTCTTCTTCGTAGTCAGATATCTTTACCTCGTCTTATGATTTTCAGAGTGTTGGATTTCAGTGCAAGAGAAGCTGATCATTTAATTTGTCACTTTTTTAACATATGCTTGAAATCCGACAAGGATAAGAACATTTTGAAACTTAAGTTTCACACTTAACATGGTTGGTTTATTGTTGTGGTAGATTAAGTATGTGAAAGTGCCAAAAAACTTCCTAGTTGAATTCCCTAAAAACAATATTGTTCTAAAAATCATCTAGAAAATTCTGTTAAATTAAGCCCTTTTTTGCACCTAATTGCTGTTGCTTTTATCATCATTTTGTTCTTTATAGTCATCCATATGTTATTTTTCCTCTGTCCTCACTTTCTTTATTATTCAGTATAATGCTTTTAACTGATTAAGACATTTTTTCCTGCCTATGATCTAGGCTGATATAGGTCTAGCCATGGGCATCCAAGGAACTGAAGTTGCAAAAGAAAGCTCTGACATCATTATCTTGGATGATAATTTTGCTTCTGTTGTGAAGGTTAGCACCAGAAATTGATTTTCATTATCTGAAGAAAAGAACAAATTTATCCTTCAAGATTTGTGTTTGTGGTCTGCGTCTGCGTCTGCTTTATGCATATTGGGGATGTTGTAAGTCGATTTGCTGCTCatatttttgctccaagcatgttacattaattgtgatggACCAAAGGAGAAATATGTTGAGTTTTCACAGATTTTATTGATGATGTTGAATGCTTGACCTGTTCATGCGGAAATTATTGTTCTCTCACTGTCTATATGCATAGAAAAAGTAAAGTAAATGTCAATTCTGTTGTCTTAACTTATAAAGCTTGAGAgcaaggcagctgaagagtgaTGAACAAGGCTCAATTTTTGttataaaagaaattttataaCTCTAGAAAAGTTAATAATTGGATAAGAAAGTCATTATGTAGTGGATCTTCTATTGTATTGATATCCATTCTTCCTCCTGACCTCTCGCTATACAACAGAATTCTTCATGTTATTTCTCAACTTCGAATGTCATGGTTACCAATGGACTTCCATCGACAGTGATAAAAAATGGTCAAGTTTAGGACATTCCCATTTCCTAAGCTATATTGCAGGTTAATTTCTGACAAATATTCATGTTTTTTGGCAAAAGAAGTTGGTACATGGTGAAGTTCCTTTCTCTGCTTAACAAGTTCATAACCAATATATTCGTGAAAGCAATAGTCGGAATAAGTGCAAACTTATGTCAGTTCTCCATGTTTACACTTTCTAAGGAATGTTTTGCTTTCATGGTTTATCTAAGTTTGTGAAATGTATACGTGTAAAGCTGAGGTTTGATCCTCTGTGTGTAATCTCTCTTTTCTGATCTTAATAAAAGCTATCTCAattttactaaaaaaaaaaaagctcgtGAAAGAAGTTATTGCATTATTAAGCCGATAACAAGGCTTCAGAAAGGTGAGGATCCCGTGAAGTGGACCAAAATTTAGTGTGACTGACAAATGATCTCAGAGCTCCTAAGgagctgaaacttaagctcCCCCTTGGTCAAACCTACTAATCTCCTAGCTgagaatttttacatttatcATGTGCAAGTAATATTTTCCTTCAACTTGTTTATGGTTGTATATTAGGGCTTATAAGAGACTCATTGTCATTCTGCTTCCATTTTTCTCTTGCAGGTTGTTCGCTGGGGTCGTTCTGTATATGCAAATATTCAGAAATTTATCCAGTTCCAGCTCACTGTTAATGTTGCAGCACTTGTCATTAATGTTGTGGCAGCTGTATCTTCTGGCGATGTTCCTCTGAATACAGTGCAGGTCTGCCCGTACTATTGGGACATGAGTATATGACATTTATGTTATTGTCTTGTCTCCATGAGATGCATACAGTAGACATATCTAGATGCTATAATGTCTTTCCTGTTGAATGTTTCACATGAAATCATATACATTATATCCTGTCTTTTttgaaaggaaagaagaaaaaatggaaatgtTTTGCTTTTGAATCAAATACAGTAAAAAttcatgtttttttattttggtgctTGGATTCTTAATCTACATAGATACAAGACTATGGTCctgtaattttcatttattaacgAGTTATTTCTCAGCATGTCATAATACACACTTTCTTCTTTGATGCAGCTTCTGTGGGTTAACCTCATCATGGATACTCTAGGAGCATTGGCCTTGGCCACTGAGCCACCAACCGATCATCTTATGCACAGAACTCCTGTTGGTCGAAGGTTGaaactttttttcccctttactTGAGTATGATATGTTATGCTTTTGGTTCAAAAATAGCTTATGAATTAAGGCGGTCCATAATTTGTGAATGTGGGTAACACTGACTGCGTGAACTTCTCTCTTTTCATTGAAATATCTACAGGGAACCTTTGGTGACAAATATCATGTGGAGGAACTTGAGCATACAGGTCACTTGCCTTGTTGTTGAAACAGGAATAGCAGCTAATTACCTTGTccattttgacaattttttcatttttttttttttatatggcaTTCCAGGCGTTCTATCAAGTTGGAGTCCTCCTTATTCTTCACTTCTGCGGAAAGAGTATTCTCAACTTGAAGCATGACGACACAGGACATGCCAACATGGTCAAGAATACTCTGATATTCAATGCATTTGTCCTCTGCCAAGTaagtgtctctgccatcctcaGCTGAGTGGATAAACAATTTGGTATGATCGTTTAGAAATCCTGGTATATGGTATATGGCAGTCTTGTTATTGGATTAAATCAGAAAACAGTAGACAGGTAAACTACACCTGTGTCCATCACCATCATTGGCTTTCTTTGCCCTTTCAAATCAAGTTACAAATGTTTGCAAAGCATGGAATTCTAACTAGCAGTTTCAATTACAGATATGCAATGAGTTCAACGCTCGAAAGCCAGAGGAGTTCAATGTGTTTACTGGTGTGACGAAAAACCACCTCTTCACGGGGATTGTAGGAACTACTTTAGTACTTCAGGTGAGCGGGCACATTTCGTTACGGACATCGGTGGTGTTGTTAATCTCTTTTGCAGTTCTTGTCGTTGAAGTGACTGTTTTGTTCGTGTGCAGATAATCATCATTGAGTTCCTTGGGAAGTTCGCTTCGACTGTCAGACTCGATTGGAAACTGTGGTTGGTTTCAATTGCCATTGGTCTCTTCAGGTTGGTATACGTGCCTGGCATCTTTTTGCGTTTTTACACTCTAGAAAGTGCAAGCGTACGAGGACGAAATATGGGCATTTTTATTATGCACTTCACATGAGGCCAAAGCCGAAGGCCTTGAAGCATCACACTGCTTCGCTTCTTTTCAGAAATTTTCCCTGACAGACTCTTTAATGCTTTCTTTTAAAACAGCTGGCCCCTTGCTATTATTGGAAAATTGATCCCTGTTCCGGAGACTCCCCTGGCAAAAATTTTGTCAAAGCCATATCAGCGACTGGTAGCTGCTCGTAAGGCTTAGCCTGTCATCTCTGCGGTTGAACGAAGTAAGAGAAATAAGTGCGTCCATTTGCTGATACGGTTCCAAAGCCGCTGCTGCTGCATGGAGACGACGACTTTTTGGTTGCAATACATACTACTGCCAACCACCATACCCCATCTTGTCATCATCTCATGCATGCAtcatgttgttgttgttgttgtaccCTCGCATGTACAGTACAGATATACAAATGGATTTTATAGAAAGAAACATAAAACATGCATAAGCACCGTGCGGCTGCGGGCTCAGAGGTGACTCCGGTTGTAACAACGTCATACATACTTTATAGTGTCAATGACAAGTGTCCTTTTCAAGAAATAGTTGACTCGCCTTTTGATGTCCTTCCATTCGAACCTTTTCCCCCCTGTAGAACCCACGAATTTACCAGAAGGAGAAGGAAGATCCATTTACATATTTTAGCAGGCGTCAGAAAACGTACTACATACTAGTTCATCTGCAGCGAACCAATTCTTATCAAAATGGTTTTTGCACATGTATTCTACACAAATTTGGTTTCAAAATGTCCTGCAGTCGCAGATGCCAAATGACCTCGCAACACAAATACACAGCACTGACTATTTAATACCATATAATGTGTATCTTCCGAAAGTATACATTCTAAATCCAACTTGTTGGTCTGCTGCTTGCAAAGAAAATTTCAATCACCAAAAGCACACGCGTTCAGAAGAAACCTCCGTGGCACCCGAAATCTCTATTCATCTTCTTAATTGAGGGCTAGCAGAAACACGAATAAGCAAAGTGGTTCCTTTTTGTGACGTAATGGGACATAAAATCCGCAGAAGAGGCAGAGGAACCAGGAATTTTTGCCGGAACAAGTATCCGAGTCCTGCCAGAAGCAATTCTCTGACCAGCCACATTGGCATAGAACAGGCCGGAGATGGCTGGTACAAATACATCACTTTCAGTGGAAATGTAGAAGTCAATAACCTTCTCGAGTTCTGAAGCCTCGGAGTCAAGGaacttttcctttttatctGCAGGCATTATGCCTTCCTGCAGGGGAAAACAAAGCATTCATAAAAAATTCAGTCAGAATAACTATACATACAAATTAGTACTCAAGTGTCTTGTTCTGAAGAGCAAGAGGGGTCTGATGGAGTATGATAGACCAGCATTACTGATTATAAGGATTATTTCCCAAAATGATCTTTGAACTGACAATATCAGTTAGATGGAAGGGAAGAACCTTTGTGTAAGTTTTTGGGAAGAAATCCTTCAGAGCATCAAGGCTGCTGTCCCATCTGGATTGAGTAAGATATAGTGTAGTATCTTTGTCGAACCCAATCTTTCTCAAAAATAATGCTACCTCTCGAGGACCATAACAGCTCTTCGATCTAGAGGTACCACTTCCTTGACACCCCTTTTTCTCTAGTATATCAACCCTCAAGTCTACTGCAATGAACCGTCCACTTGTCTTCCGGCTCAGAGTCCTTAGGCGTTCAATCATCGAGTCAACTACTTCACGCACTGCAGGCTGCAGATTTAGAGATCCAAACATTGCCATGCATGCAACCGAATCAATTTTGCTGGTTTCTTCAGTCTTCCTCATATTGACTGAGGGGAAGTACGTAGCTAGCCTTATGTTTCCCTTGGTTCTGAAAACCGGTTCAATGTTTTCTGCTATAAATTCCTCAGTAACTAGATTGGGGACCTTCACCACGGCAAGGTTTCGTGTTGATATTTCGGAGGGTTGATGCGTTGCTATTTTCAGCACCCCATCCAAGCTCTTGACCAACTTCTCAACATCATATATTTCTTCAAAGTTCCTGAAGGAAGCAGCATAACTTATTGCAGTTTACATCATTGTTGCTGACTACAACAGAGAAAAGTTCAACATTTTACGAATATTAccaataaaatataatttcccAATCCAACTGAAGATATATATCGTTCATATTAATTAACTCTGAAAATAAAATTGAAGGTTAAATAATGCACGAGTCAATTAGAATAATGCACAAGTCAATTAGAACTGATTCAAAATATAACACTGGGTTTTGCAGTCATCTTCAGACTTCAAACTAACATTTCCTCGAGAGAATTTCTAACATCCATGCCCACAGTAAGAGCCATAGGCATTCCCAAGCATCTTCAGCACGACAAAATGGAAAACCAAAGTCAGTATAAGAGACTTGCAAAGAGCGAGAGAAGAAGCAAAACTACAAGAGAAATTCAATTCTGATTCATTCAGATGAGAAACTTGTCAGTCATCGACTGGTTTAGCTGTTTTTGCCAGTGAGAATTCAATAAATGTTTTGTTCATTCAAATTACACATAACTCATGCTAATCCGTATGGGGAACTTTTGCTTATTGAAGAGAAATAAATGCAA
It includes:
- the LOC113739569 gene encoding protein MANNAN SYNTHESIS-RELATED 2 produces the protein MAVDPRQVVAGVLTVTMFVMLGNMIKRDHFDSLQVNDSEIPSLHDSTKASEQSLVTLPDGGADAPWKKDGSTLKPCWTKPVLEEVEQSQGFVTFSFTNGPEYHVSQITDAVKVARYLRATLVLPDIRGSKPGDKWNFEEIYDVEKLVKSLDGVLKIATHQPSEISTRNLAVVKVPNLVTEEFIAENIEPVFRTKGNIRLATYFPSVNMRKTEETSKIDSVACMAMFGSLNLQPAVREVVDSMIERLRTLSRKTSGRFIAVDLRVDILEKKGCQGSGTSRSKSCYGPREVALFLRKIGFDKDTTLYLTQSRWDSSLDALKDFFPKTYTKEGIMPADKKEKFLDSEASELEKVIDFYISTESDVFVPAISGLFYANVAGQRIASGRTRILVPAKIPGSSASSADFMSHYVTKRNHFAYSCFC